Proteins encoded within one genomic window of Synechococcus sp. PCC 7335:
- a CDS encoding TrkA C-terminal domain-containing protein — protein MAALISVLATVTLSLLITRIASEALVLTGLSAQAAQFQARSAFTGAGFTTKESEQATNHPVRRRIIMWLMLLGNAGIVTVVSSLVLTFVSSTGSGQTFSRLGLLALGFFVLWAIATDKAFDKFLTRFVQLVALKRWTRLDIRDYASLLRLSKDYTVSELQVEEGTWLANKQLKELQLKAEGVVILGIQRQDGIYVGAPQGKTLVVPGDLLTLYGRNRTLKNLDARARGVSGERSHQEAIAEQKALIDQETLTDTTSGSCSQPNHS, from the coding sequence TTGGCAGCTTTGATCTCTGTGCTGGCAACCGTTACGCTTTCTCTGCTGATCACGCGAATTGCAAGCGAAGCGCTGGTGCTTACCGGTCTCTCAGCACAGGCTGCACAGTTTCAAGCACGTTCTGCTTTTACCGGAGCAGGATTCACTACTAAAGAGTCAGAACAAGCAACGAACCACCCGGTTCGTCGGCGCATTATCATGTGGCTGATGCTACTAGGGAATGCAGGTATCGTAACCGTTGTTTCTTCCTTAGTACTGACGTTTGTATCATCCACGGGTTCTGGGCAGACATTTTCTCGATTGGGTTTGTTGGCACTAGGCTTCTTTGTTCTATGGGCGATCGCCACTGATAAAGCCTTCGATAAGTTCCTTACTCGCTTTGTACAGCTAGTAGCTCTAAAGCGCTGGACCCGGCTAGATATACGCGACTATGCTAGCTTACTGCGCCTAAGTAAAGACTACACGGTGTCTGAGCTGCAGGTAGAAGAAGGGACTTGGTTAGCAAACAAGCAGTTAAAAGAACTTCAGCTTAAAGCTGAAGGGGTCGTGATTCTAGGTATCCAGCGACAAGATGGAATCTATGTCGGTGCGCCACAGGGTAAAACACTAGTGGTCCCAGGAGATCTACTAACGCTGTACGGACGCAATCGTACGTTAAAAAATCTAGATGCTCGTGCCAGAGGAGTATCAGGCGAGAGATCTCATCAAGAAGCGATCGCCGAACAAAAAGCACTTATTGATCAAGAGACACTAACAGATACCACATCAGGAAGCTGTTCTCAGCCAAATCATTCGTGA
- a CDS encoding Hsp20/alpha crystallin family protein encodes MAIVRWDPFREVMSLQREMNRLFDDISAHENNQSSMSGRSMGSMGMLPLAEMEESEDKIHLKLEVPGMNADDIDIRVTKEAVMISGERKTESTSEKDGQRRSEFRYGSFSRSIPLPEPVDNSNVQAEYKDGILMLDLPKIEDTSNKAVKVSLNGRSSNTQQISSASNQGNSDAVGQAQTEEQTA; translated from the coding sequence ATGGCGATTGTACGATGGGATCCTTTTAGGGAAGTAATGTCTTTGCAGCGCGAGATGAATCGTCTGTTTGACGATATCTCTGCCCATGAAAATAATCAATCTTCTATGTCCGGCCGCTCTATGGGCTCTATGGGTATGTTGCCCCTAGCAGAAATGGAAGAAAGCGAAGATAAGATCCATCTGAAGCTAGAAGTACCCGGTATGAATGCAGACGACATTGATATTCGAGTAACCAAAGAAGCGGTCATGATTAGTGGCGAACGCAAGACCGAATCAACCTCCGAAAAGGACGGCCAGCGTCGCTCTGAATTTCGCTACGGTAGCTTTAGCCGCAGTATTCCTCTACCAGAGCCTGTAGATAACAGCAATGTACAGGCAGAATACAAAGATGGCATTCTCATGCTAGACCTACCTAAGATAGAAGACACTTCTAACAAAGCGGTCAAAGTCAGCCTCAATGGACGCTCTAGTAATACTCAGCAAATATCATCGGCTTCTAACCAGGGCAACTCTGATGCTGTAGGCCAGGCCCAGACAGAAGAACAGACAGCATAG
- a CDS encoding TenA family transcriptional regulator has translation MTPLTCATLLSNHPQAWQSATVHPFLQNCQQGTITPNQFNTWLVQDYLFVTEFTRMAAQLLAAAPVPHFDTLLSGLTAIKDELLWFQAKATERSLSLSVARQPTCQTYCQFMRSQATQPYAIQAVTFWAIELAYNQGWQTHRPMPEPYTEFADRWGSPDFTKYVRLLEQQADSALAAASPTEQEQAEQNFLKVAKLEEDFWQMAFSTDG, from the coding sequence ATGACTCCCCTTACCTGCGCAACGCTTCTCTCGAATCATCCACAAGCGTGGCAATCAGCAACAGTCCATCCCTTCTTGCAAAACTGCCAGCAGGGGACCATCACACCCAATCAGTTTAATACCTGGCTCGTTCAGGACTATCTGTTTGTTACAGAATTTACCCGCATGGCCGCCCAGCTCCTCGCCGCTGCGCCCGTTCCCCATTTTGACACTCTCCTTAGTGGCCTAACAGCCATCAAAGACGAACTACTATGGTTTCAGGCCAAGGCTACCGAGCGATCGCTCTCATTATCTGTTGCCCGTCAGCCTACTTGTCAGACTTATTGTCAGTTCATGCGATCGCAAGCTACCCAGCCCTACGCTATCCAAGCTGTCACCTTTTGGGCGATCGAGCTTGCCTACAACCAGGGCTGGCAGACTCATCGCCCCATGCCCGAACCTTATACCGAGTTCGCCGATCGCTGGGGCAGTCCCGACTTTACTAAATACGTCAGACTGCTCGAACAGCAAGCCGATAGTGCGTTAGCCGCTGCTAGCCCAACAGAACAAGAGCAAGCAGAACAGAACTTCTTGAAGGTTGCTAAGCTCGAAGAAGACTTTTGGCAGATGGCCTTCTCCACCGATGGTTAG
- a CDS encoding nucleoside monophosphate kinase — MDSLQLILLGPPGTDVGAQAVTLSERWQVPCISADSLLDGSDLEENLGRLRRRFEQPDVMLNGFVLEGFPRTLSEAKAFDEMISKFGLAETEVAYIMASTGILINRLLPRKEAGESVSSIRERIMDYKEHSSALLDYYQERSRLHMINGNRSAAEVTNDLVQLGREETGSASFIKDEVALDRLIEKESLLVVDCIASWCGPCKLVSPLIDQLAEEYGDQATVVKLDFDSNRQVAKRFGLKGMPSVMFFQKGQLVETLRGVKPYKVYSDTMCQFL, encoded by the coding sequence ATGGACTCTTTGCAGCTGATTCTTTTAGGGCCACCGGGTACGGATGTAGGAGCGCAAGCGGTCACCCTCTCTGAGCGCTGGCAAGTTCCCTGTATCTCAGCGGATAGTCTTCTAGATGGGAGTGATCTTGAGGAGAATTTAGGGAGACTGCGTCGGAGGTTTGAGCAGCCAGATGTGATGCTTAATGGATTTGTGCTAGAGGGATTTCCTCGAACGCTTTCGGAGGCGAAAGCTTTTGACGAGATGATATCCAAGTTTGGCTTGGCTGAGACAGAAGTGGCCTACATCATGGCGTCGACTGGAATTTTAATCAATCGGCTGCTGCCTAGGAAAGAGGCTGGAGAGTCGGTATCGAGTATCCGTGAGCGAATTATGGATTACAAAGAACATAGCTCAGCTTTGTTGGACTATTATCAAGAGCGATCGCGTCTCCACATGATCAACGGCAATCGCTCTGCGGCTGAAGTGACAAACGATCTCGTTCAGCTAGGGCGGGAAGAAACCGGGTCAGCTAGTTTTATTAAAGACGAGGTGGCTTTAGATAGGCTAATTGAGAAGGAGTCTTTGCTGGTGGTCGACTGTATAGCATCCTGGTGTGGACCTTGTAAGCTGGTGTCACCATTAATCGATCAGTTAGCGGAAGAGTATGGCGATCAGGCTACGGTGGTAAAGCTGGATTTTGATAGTAATCGGCAGGTGGCTAAACGATTTGGACTGAAGGGAATGCCGTCAGTGATGTTTTTTCAAAAGGGCCAGTTAGTAGAGACTTTAAGAGGGGTAAAGCCTTACAAGGTATACAGCGATACGATGTGTCAGTTTTTGTAA
- a CDS encoding imelysin family protein, which produces MPIERFFAGLVRSAFTKFFLFLISASICLISAGIGGASQEVTAFENVQKSTGGLGELVHKALGADSSQLASGEVKRLNQQFSAAVILPVYRSLAERTRQLAVAGQTFEQAPSEASLEIFRAAWLEAASAWARSQAVAFGPVHSLGHSVALDFPLDQAGIDGLLADIPKAKGTIDLESVTLQPSLQGFEAMAYLLYGDERNKIASDFSVRERQYLRRLAVTAANVSSELLSAWQVGWNGYAAYDTLLATAGQPDNGAYMTVESGTEEIVRSAINALDKTVSEIIPSLLETSEQLNGSSGRIALQLLISTVQGIQIAYEGATERLAVKSVQLVRTEKEQKEFKRAGGIGQWVEAEDQEIDRQIRQSLEVTLEQLEEAAINPVDIEALSHAQLALTAVKSRLEQNMLPLVQIQTIAFR; this is translated from the coding sequence ATGCCTATTGAACGATTTTTCGCAGGTCTTGTCAGATCTGCTTTTACAAAGTTCTTTCTTTTTTTAATCTCAGCTAGTATTTGTTTAATCTCAGCCGGGATAGGAGGAGCTTCGCAAGAAGTCACTGCTTTCGAGAATGTCCAGAAGTCTACTGGTGGGTTGGGTGAGCTGGTACATAAGGCGTTAGGGGCTGATTCAAGTCAATTGGCTTCTGGTGAAGTGAAGCGTCTAAACCAGCAGTTTTCTGCGGCGGTGATTTTGCCGGTTTACCGATCGCTAGCGGAGCGAACTAGGCAACTAGCCGTTGCCGGCCAAACCTTTGAGCAAGCGCCGAGTGAAGCGTCGCTAGAAATCTTCCGGGCTGCCTGGCTAGAAGCTGCCTCTGCTTGGGCGCGTAGTCAGGCAGTTGCATTTGGTCCAGTGCATTCTTTAGGGCATAGCGTTGCACTTGATTTCCCTTTGGATCAGGCGGGGATTGATGGGCTGCTAGCAGATATCCCAAAGGCAAAGGGGACAATCGATTTGGAATCGGTGACTTTGCAGCCCTCTCTACAGGGCTTTGAGGCAATGGCCTATCTCCTATATGGAGATGAGAGAAATAAGATTGCAAGTGATTTTTCGGTGCGAGAGCGACAGTATCTGCGCCGGTTGGCAGTGACGGCTGCCAATGTTTCGTCGGAGTTGCTGAGCGCTTGGCAAGTCGGGTGGAATGGGTACGCCGCATACGATACGTTGCTAGCCACAGCAGGTCAGCCTGACAACGGTGCCTACATGACAGTGGAATCTGGAACAGAAGAGATTGTTCGCAGCGCAATCAACGCTCTAGATAAAACTGTGAGTGAAATCATTCCTTCCCTCCTAGAAACCTCTGAACAGCTTAACGGTTCGTCTGGAAGAATTGCTTTACAGCTATTGATCAGCACTGTCCAAGGTATTCAGATCGCCTATGAAGGTGCGACTGAAAGATTGGCTGTCAAGTCTGTTCAACTGGTGAGAACAGAGAAAGAACAGAAAGAGTTTAAGCGCGCAGGCGGCATCGGTCAGTGGGTCGAAGCTGAAGATCAGGAAATCGATCGCCAAATTAGGCAAAGTCTTGAAGTTACGTTAGAGCAACTAGAAGAGGCAGCCATTAATCCTGTTGATATAGAGGCTTTGAGCCACGCTCAACTAGCTTTGACTGCCGTCAAATCACGTTTAGAACAAAATATGCTGCCTTTGGTTCAAATTCAGACGATTGCTTTTCGATAA
- a CDS encoding di-heme oxidoredictase family protein, whose translation MMKLSQFWGALFRSFDTFLQRWQLTLPFLGSAITASFTGVLLSTAVTAQQLPAASAIASAGEATVYNRTSSAYEEVVPILTAQGVIDHELGDEAFEEAFVLTPGLRNSGLGPVFNNTSCVSCHIRNGRGMPEPGQLLLRVSDPNSVDVEDLTDAEFYDNAPPVWGIGKQIQDFSVVGSQPEATVEINWETSVGTYADGEKYELRSPKFNVTLADGEPLPEGVLISPRLPPHVYGLGLLEAIPQEDLLALSDVNDANGDGISGRLNYVWDVQKGEIALGRFGWKANSPTLLQQSADAYLNDMGIHSSFFPAADGSVEVDDATLIASAAYAQTLAVPTRAAIADLQVQRGEQLFNDASCQACHVSSFKTGRHKYPSLENQLIHPYTDLLLHNMGEQLADNRPDFEADGQEWRTPSLWGIGLAQTVLPYSGYLHDGRARSFEEAILWHGGEAEASKVAFEKMPREDRTALVRFLQSL comes from the coding sequence ATGATGAAACTCTCTCAGTTCTGGGGTGCTCTTTTTCGGTCTTTTGATACATTTCTGCAGCGTTGGCAACTGACTTTGCCGTTTTTGGGGAGCGCGATCACAGCATCTTTTACCGGAGTGCTACTTTCAACCGCGGTTACTGCGCAGCAGTTGCCTGCGGCAAGCGCGATCGCTTCTGCAGGTGAGGCAACTGTTTACAATCGTACATCTAGCGCCTATGAAGAAGTGGTCCCAATCCTGACTGCGCAGGGCGTGATCGATCATGAGCTAGGAGACGAGGCGTTTGAAGAAGCGTTTGTGCTGACACCGGGACTGCGAAATTCTGGACTAGGACCCGTCTTTAACAATACCTCTTGCGTAAGCTGTCATATTCGTAACGGACGCGGCATGCCTGAACCAGGGCAGCTACTGTTAAGGGTGAGCGATCCTAATTCGGTAGATGTAGAAGATTTAACCGATGCAGAATTTTACGATAATGCGCCGCCGGTATGGGGAATAGGAAAACAAATTCAGGATTTTAGCGTTGTTGGTTCGCAGCCTGAAGCCACTGTGGAAATTAACTGGGAAACATCAGTTGGTACCTACGCAGACGGGGAGAAGTACGAGCTGCGATCGCCTAAGTTCAATGTCACGCTAGCTGATGGTGAACCTTTGCCAGAAGGCGTTCTAATTTCGCCGCGTCTGCCACCTCATGTCTACGGTCTAGGTTTATTAGAGGCGATTCCTCAGGAGGATTTACTGGCTTTGAGCGATGTAAACGATGCCAATGGCGATGGGATTTCGGGACGACTTAACTATGTCTGGGATGTGCAGAAAGGAGAGATTGCTTTGGGTCGCTTTGGCTGGAAAGCAAACAGTCCGACGCTGTTGCAGCAGAGCGCCGATGCCTACTTGAATGATATGGGTATCCACAGCTCCTTTTTTCCAGCAGCAGATGGCTCGGTAGAAGTTGATGATGCGACGCTAATTGCGTCAGCGGCCTATGCGCAAACGCTGGCGGTTCCTACTAGGGCAGCTATAGCCGATCTTCAGGTTCAGCGCGGTGAGCAATTGTTCAACGATGCGAGCTGTCAGGCTTGTCATGTTTCAAGTTTTAAAACAGGCAGGCATAAGTATCCGTCGTTAGAGAACCAGTTAATTCACCCTTATACCGACTTGCTTTTGCATAATATGGGTGAGCAGCTAGCTGACAACCGCCCCGATTTTGAAGCAGATGGTCAGGAATGGCGAACGCCTTCGCTATGGGGTATTGGACTGGCCCAGACAGTTCTGCCCTATTCTGGCTATTTACACGATGGCCGCGCACGTAGTTTTGAAGAGGCGATCCTTTGGCACGGTGGCGAGGCCGAGGCTTCAAAGGTGGCATTCGAGAAAATGCCGAGAGAGGATCGAACTGCGCTGGTAAGGTTCTTACAGTCTTTGTAA
- a CDS encoding nuclear transport factor 2 family protein: MSSPKLVPPFTLDIATKKVRMAENAWNSRDPKRVSMAYSEDSHWRNRAEIIQGREAIRAFLERKWNKELDYRLVKELWAYGENRIAVRFQYEWHDDSGQWYRAYGNENWEFDAEGLMARREASINDLPIQETDRRFHWPASEPRPNDHPGLINSPV, encoded by the coding sequence ATGTCATCTCCAAAACTCGTACCACCCTTCACTCTAGATATCGCCACAAAGAAAGTGAGAATGGCTGAAAACGCCTGGAACAGCCGAGATCCAAAGCGAGTATCAATGGCTTACTCTGAAGATAGCCATTGGCGTAACCGTGCCGAAATCATCCAAGGTAGAGAAGCCATCCGCGCTTTCCTAGAGCGCAAATGGAACAAAGAATTAGACTATCGCCTCGTCAAAGAGCTTTGGGCCTATGGAGAAAACCGAATTGCCGTTCGCTTTCAATACGAATGGCATGATGACTCTGGTCAATGGTATCGAGCCTATGGTAACGAAAACTGGGAATTTGACGCAGAAGGCTTAATGGCCCGTAGAGAAGCTAGCATTAATGACTTGCCTATTCAGGAAACCGATCGCCGTTTTCACTGGCCCGCTTCTGAACCTAGACCCAACGACCATCCTGGCCTGATTAACTCTCCTGTTTGA
- a CDS encoding ATP-binding protein, with amino-acid sequence MPNNSEQTELVTLRRQYQLILNSVGEGVYGLDLEGNVTFVNPAAAAMIDWDIEDLIGQSMHRVLHHSYLDGTHYHRESCPIYAALHDGSTHRVTNEVFWRKDGTNFPVEYISTPMRDEQKQVIGAVVTFRDITQRKWAETVLQQTNEDLEEKVRSRAAELYTANAHLRELSALKSRFVSMVCHEFRNPLNNIALSVSSLGRYDEKLTQTQKQKYLLGIATNVERMTHMIDDILVLGKLEAKRLSLSPRPIDLADFCHQLLLEIQPNNRRLEFTGRFRSLVAEIDQTLLRSILTNILSNAIRYSSAGSLVQLSLYQRKHQAIFQIKDQGLGILPEDYPYLFEPFHRGRNVSNIPGTGLGLSIVKQFVALQQGDIKVESQPGIGTTFKIRLPLSPQKS; translated from the coding sequence ATGCCCAATAACTCAGAACAGACTGAGCTAGTCACACTCAGACGCCAGTATCAGCTTATTCTCAATTCAGTCGGCGAAGGGGTCTACGGCCTTGACCTAGAGGGCAATGTCACCTTCGTAAACCCTGCCGCCGCAGCCATGATCGATTGGGATATAGAAGATCTCATCGGGCAGTCAATGCACCGCGTTTTACACCACTCGTATCTTGACGGTACTCATTATCACCGAGAAAGCTGCCCTATCTATGCTGCCTTACACGATGGCAGTACCCACCGCGTCACCAACGAAGTCTTCTGGCGCAAAGACGGTACCAACTTTCCAGTGGAATATATCAGCACCCCCATGCGCGATGAGCAAAAGCAGGTGATCGGAGCAGTCGTTACCTTTCGTGATATTACCCAGCGAAAATGGGCTGAAACTGTCTTGCAGCAAACCAACGAGGATCTAGAAGAGAAAGTGCGATCGCGCGCGGCTGAGCTATACACCGCCAATGCCCACCTACGAGAACTCAGCGCCTTAAAATCTCGCTTTGTTTCAATGGTCTGCCACGAATTTCGCAACCCATTGAACAACATTGCTCTATCCGTCTCTTCCTTGGGTCGCTACGATGAGAAACTGACTCAGACCCAAAAGCAAAAATACCTGCTAGGCATTGCTACCAACGTCGAGCGCATGACCCACATGATTGACGATATTTTGGTTCTCGGTAAGCTTGAAGCCAAGCGGCTCTCACTGAGCCCGCGACCAATTGACCTAGCAGACTTCTGCCACCAGCTACTACTAGAGATTCAGCCTAATAACAGACGACTAGAATTCACCGGCAGGTTTAGATCTTTGGTAGCCGAAATAGATCAAACGCTATTGCGCTCTATCTTGACGAACATTCTATCCAATGCAATTCGCTACAGCAGCGCTGGCAGCCTAGTTCAGCTATCGCTCTATCAGCGAAAGCATCAGGCTATCTTTCAAATCAAAGATCAGGGGCTTGGCATCTTGCCAGAAGACTATCCCTATCTCTTTGAGCCTTTCCATCGCGGCAGAAACGTCAGTAATATTCCAGGTACAGGGCTAGGGCTTAGTATTGTCAAACAGTTCGTTGCCCTACAGCAAGGAGATATCAAAGTAGAAAGCCAGCCCGGTATCGGCACCACCTTTAAGATCAGATTGCCACTATCCCCTCAAAAATCTTAA
- a CDS encoding helix-turn-helix domain-containing protein, translating into MSASILVIEDEDETREIFLRCLAFENFNAIGAKDGETGIELAIQQVPDLIVCDIMMPAMDGYGVLTALRKHEFLLSIPFIFLTAKVTMTDLRQGMALGADDYLTKPCTVEQFLSAIATRLQRSEEIRNSEIKQSPFGSESTAMRPSRFSSIFPDCPKLLPVFEFIDSHYQQPINLSDVARAAGYTPAYLTSLAQSHTGKTVKNWITERRMTQARQMLKNTAHSIKQIAEESGYGDPGYFTRQFRKLHGMTPKAWRSHL; encoded by the coding sequence ATGAGCGCTAGCATTCTTGTGATCGAAGATGAAGATGAAACTAGAGAGATCTTTTTGCGCTGTTTGGCCTTTGAAAATTTTAATGCGATCGGGGCCAAAGATGGAGAAACTGGAATTGAGCTAGCGATCCAGCAGGTGCCCGATCTGATCGTGTGCGATATTATGATGCCAGCTATGGACGGCTATGGCGTACTTACTGCGCTAAGAAAGCATGAGTTCTTGCTGTCGATTCCGTTCATCTTTTTAACTGCGAAGGTGACAATGACCGACTTGCGTCAGGGGATGGCGCTAGGAGCGGATGATTATTTAACGAAGCCCTGCACAGTCGAACAGTTTTTGAGCGCGATCGCTACAAGACTTCAGCGCAGTGAAGAGATTCGCAATAGCGAGATTAAACAAAGCCCTTTTGGTAGTGAGTCAACTGCTATGAGACCTTCTCGGTTCTCTAGCATATTCCCTGATTGTCCTAAACTTCTACCTGTTTTTGAATTCATCGACAGCCACTATCAGCAACCCATCAATCTGAGCGATGTTGCCCGGGCCGCAGGATACACACCTGCCTACTTGACGAGTCTGGCCCAAAGTCACACGGGCAAAACGGTGAAAAATTGGATAACTGAACGACGAATGACACAAGCTCGTCAGATGCTGAAAAATACTGCGCACTCGATTAAACAGATTGCGGAAGAGAGTGGGTACGGCGATCCTGGATACTTTACTCGGCAATTTAGAAAACTGCATGGGATGACACCTAAAGCCTGGCGAAGTCATCTATAG
- a CDS encoding ABC transporter substrate-binding protein: protein MALSHTQQTLHSLNRGSLLTNGLSDGSSSCSVCGETHLSTSHWEFMQTMPTDPLDMVDDLVRMGLYKDQQLNVADKLNTYELRKALLLKSAGKGSLKREKLVLALAQQAGGIENAFAAAFGPQAGLFFADTVRTSSATRREFLRNVAIGAAMVTLTNCASPEDPDPVANDDAEPVDTSGLEKTDLKIGFIPITCATPIIMSEPLGFYQKYGFNAEVVKMPSWGAVRDSAIAGELDAYHMLAPMPIAMTLGLGSGAFGVKLASIENINGQAITVANKYQGQVNGPADFKGFTIGVPFPYSMHNLLLRYYLATGGIDPDVDVKIRPVPPPDSIAQLVAGDIDAYLMPDPFNQRAVYEEAGFIFKLTKDIWPGHPCCAFAASDQWINDNPNTFRALNKSIIEAAGYASDPANRVEIAEAISERAFLNQPVEVVEAVLTGQFDDGLGNTLDIPDRIDFDPYPWQSFANWISSQLVRWDLQGDGKAAQEITDESYNTVGEEVFLTDLARELAEEVGLNPPSDIYRTEELEFDTFDPAKPGEYVKEQIEKNGV, encoded by the coding sequence ATGGCTTTGTCTCATACACAACAAACATTACATAGTCTAAATCGCGGTAGTCTTTTGACAAATGGTCTCTCTGACGGGTCTTCTAGCTGTAGCGTCTGTGGCGAGACTCACTTATCTACGAGCCACTGGGAGTTCATGCAAACGATGCCCACCGATCCTTTGGATATGGTGGATGATCTAGTAAGGATGGGTCTCTATAAAGATCAGCAGCTCAATGTAGCGGACAAACTGAATACCTATGAGCTGCGCAAAGCACTGCTATTAAAGTCGGCAGGCAAAGGAAGTCTGAAGCGGGAAAAGCTAGTGCTGGCGCTCGCGCAGCAGGCAGGTGGCATCGAAAATGCCTTTGCGGCTGCTTTTGGACCACAGGCTGGATTGTTCTTTGCGGACACTGTTCGCACGAGTAGTGCAACTCGTAGAGAGTTTTTGCGCAATGTGGCTATTGGTGCGGCAATGGTGACTTTGACTAACTGCGCTAGCCCTGAGGACCCTGATCCGGTAGCTAATGATGATGCTGAACCCGTGGATACTTCTGGCTTGGAGAAAACTGATCTAAAGATTGGCTTTATTCCGATTACCTGTGCAACGCCGATCATTATGTCGGAGCCGTTGGGTTTTTATCAAAAATATGGTTTCAATGCGGAAGTGGTAAAAATGCCTAGCTGGGGGGCAGTTAGAGATAGTGCGATCGCCGGTGAACTTGATGCCTATCACATGCTAGCGCCGATGCCGATTGCGATGACGCTAGGACTAGGTTCAGGTGCTTTTGGGGTCAAGCTTGCCAGCATTGAAAATATTAACGGCCAAGCGATTACCGTCGCTAATAAGTACCAAGGCCAGGTCAACGGCCCAGCTGACTTTAAAGGCTTTACCATTGGGGTTCCCTTCCCGTATTCTATGCACAACCTGCTGCTTCGCTATTATCTGGCGACTGGCGGCATCGATCCAGATGTAGATGTCAAGATTCGTCCGGTTCCGCCTCCAGATAGTATTGCGCAGCTAGTTGCAGGAGATATTGACGCCTATCTCATGCCCGATCCTTTTAATCAAAGAGCTGTCTATGAAGAGGCTGGATTCATCTTTAAGCTAACAAAGGACATTTGGCCAGGACATCCCTGCTGTGCCTTTGCAGCTAGTGATCAGTGGATTAACGATAATCCCAACACGTTTAGAGCTTTGAACAAGTCTATTATTGAAGCTGCAGGGTACGCTAGCGATCCTGCAAATCGGGTAGAGATTGCAGAAGCAATCTCTGAGCGGGCTTTCCTTAATCAACCTGTTGAAGTAGTTGAAGCTGTATTGACGGGTCAGTTTGATGATGGTTTAGGTAATACGCTAGATATTCCTGATCGGATCGATTTCGATCCCTATCCCTGGCAGAGTTTTGCCAACTGGATTTCTTCGCAGCTAGTTCGTTGGGACTTGCAAGGTGATGGCAAAGCTGCACAAGAGATTACCGATGAAAGCTATAACACAGTAGGTGAAGAGGTTTTTCTAACGGATCTAGCTAGAGAACTGGCTGAGGAAGTAGGGCTCAATCCACCTTCTGATATCTATCGGACAGAAGAGCTGGAGTTTGATACCTTCGATCCGGCGAAGCCTGGAGAGTACGTCAAGGAACAGATTGAGAAAAATGGCGTCTAG
- the ntrB gene encoding nitrate ABC transporter permease, translating into MTTSKATIGSLSTAKKETFWQNQNVQAIGLFLLSLILFLGFWEFGANMKWFARGMPTASKTLQELWWWSTHPFFDNGPNDLGIGWNLLISLRRVAIGYTLASLIAVPLGILIGISPIAYKAFNPYVQLLKPVSPLAWLPLGLYIFRDSEITGIFIILISSIWPTLTNTAFGVANVSPEYLDVSKTLGASRLRTIFKIIIPAALPNIVSGLRISMGISWLVIVAAEMLLGTGLGYFIWNEWNNLYIPNILVAIFIIGLVGLILDSVFAALEKFVEFGRKS; encoded by the coding sequence GTGACTACAAGTAAAGCAACGATAGGTAGCCTTAGCACAGCCAAGAAAGAGACTTTTTGGCAAAACCAAAATGTTCAAGCGATTGGACTGTTCCTTCTCTCTTTGATCTTGTTTCTAGGATTCTGGGAGTTTGGCGCGAATATGAAGTGGTTTGCTAGAGGCATGCCAACTGCTTCAAAGACCTTGCAAGAACTATGGTGGTGGTCTACACACCCATTTTTTGATAATGGTCCTAATGATTTAGGAATTGGTTGGAATTTGTTGATTAGCCTACGACGAGTTGCCATTGGTTACACGCTAGCTTCTTTGATTGCAGTTCCACTAGGAATTTTGATTGGCATTTCACCGATTGCCTACAAAGCGTTTAATCCCTATGTTCAGCTGTTGAAGCCAGTTTCTCCACTGGCCTGGTTACCACTAGGACTGTATATCTTTCGAGATTCGGAGATAACTGGAATTTTCATTATCTTGATCTCTAGCATTTGGCCAACGCTAACTAACACTGCGTTTGGAGTGGCGAATGTCAGTCCTGAGTATCTTGATGTTTCTAAAACGCTGGGAGCTTCTAGACTACGGACAATTTTTAAGATTATCATTCCGGCGGCTCTGCCCAATATCGTTTCTGGCTTACGTATTAGTATGGGCATCTCATGGCTGGTAATTGTAGCGGCTGAGATGCTTTTGGGAACGGGTTTAGGCTACTTTATTTGGAACGAGTGGAACAATCTCTACATCCCAAATATTCTGGTAGCTATCTTTATTATTGGTCTAGTTGGTTTGATTCTTGATAGCGTTTTTGCTGCGCTTGAAAAATTTGTTGAATTTGGTCGAAAATCATGA